The Caldisericum sp. genome includes a region encoding these proteins:
- a CDS encoding gamma carbonic anhydrase family protein yields the protein MIVEFEGKKPKISEGAFIFETAIIIGDVEVEEGVSIWYGAVLRGDIGKIIVKRNSNIQDNAVLHVDENGLCIIGENVTVGHNAIIHSANIGDNTLIGMGATILSNAKIGKNCIIGAQALVLENATFEDNSLIVGVPAKAVRKVSKEEEAHL from the coding sequence ATGATTGTCGAATTTGAAGGCAAGAAACCAAAAATTTCAGAGGGTGCTTTTATATTTGAAACGGCTATCATCATTGGCGATGTCGAAGTTGAAGAAGGCGTAAGTATATGGTATGGTGCAGTTTTAAGAGGCGACATCGGTAAAATTATCGTAAAGAGAAATTCAAATATACAGGATAATGCAGTCTTGCATGTTGACGAAAATGGTCTTTGCATAATTGGTGAGAATGTCACAGTTGGACACAACGCAATCATCCACTCTGCAAATATTGGAGACAATACGCTTATTGGAATGGGTGCAACGATTCTTTCAAATGCAAAAATAGGGAAAAACTGTATTATTGGTGCGCAGGCACTTGTGCTTGAGAATGCAACCTTTGAAGATAATTCGCTTATAGTAGGAGTCCCTGCAAAGGCTGTAAGAAAAGTTTCCAAGGAAGAAGAGGCGCATCTT